A genomic window from Exiguobacterium acetylicum DSM 20416 includes:
- a CDS encoding NAD(P)/FAD-dependent oxidoreductase has translation MTGKRIGIIGGGLAGIFAARQLQAAGHTVEIIEKSQSVGGRMATRRVDEGTADHGAVFFTVRTEELEREVDDWLEKGWVRKWFGQDFPRYVATNGMNQLVQAIGRGIPVQLNEQVTHIMATEDELVTQATDHQGTYDALLVTAPVPQAYELLQASDLTLGEDDHEQLRQVTFEPTFVGLFEIEERLTIGEVGLQDEQLVDGMLKLVNNAEKQISKTTLLSVYMTARFSEDWYERPEEETLAEVERLLQQQLGPVTIVSRQLKRWRYAQARAVYRTPYLKLAAHPLWLAGDAFLEADDASGRTRVESAVISGLRVAEAIDTHLRQTVTATE, from the coding sequence ATGACAGGAAAACGAATCGGAATCATCGGCGGTGGACTCGCCGGGATCTTTGCGGCACGTCAATTACAGGCGGCAGGACATACTGTTGAAATCATCGAAAAAAGCCAGAGCGTCGGGGGGCGAATGGCGACTCGTCGTGTTGATGAAGGAACAGCGGATCATGGGGCCGTCTTCTTCACGGTTCGGACGGAAGAGTTGGAACGTGAAGTCGACGACTGGCTTGAGAAGGGATGGGTTCGTAAGTGGTTCGGACAAGACTTTCCACGCTACGTTGCGACAAACGGCATGAATCAACTTGTACAAGCCATTGGTCGAGGAATTCCCGTTCAGTTGAATGAACAGGTCACGCATATTATGGCAACGGAGGACGAACTCGTCACACAAGCGACAGATCATCAAGGTACGTATGATGCGTTACTCGTGACGGCGCCTGTGCCGCAAGCATATGAACTGTTGCAGGCTTCTGATCTGACACTCGGAGAGGACGATCATGAGCAGTTGCGTCAGGTGACGTTCGAGCCGACATTCGTTGGTCTGTTTGAAATCGAAGAGCGACTCACGATCGGAGAAGTCGGTCTACAAGATGAACAACTCGTCGATGGAATGTTGAAGCTCGTCAATAATGCCGAGAAGCAGATTTCGAAGACGACACTCCTGAGCGTCTATATGACAGCCCGCTTCAGTGAAGACTGGTACGAGCGTCCGGAAGAAGAGACACTCGCTGAAGTCGAGCGTCTGTTACAACAGCAACTCGGACCGGTGACGATCGTCTCGCGTCAGCTCAAACGTTGGCGTTATGCTCAGGCACGCGCGGTTTACCGGACACCATACTTAAAACTAGCGGCACATCCGCTTTGGCTTGCTGGTGATGCGTTCCTTGAAGCCGATGATGCGTCAGGGCGGACGCGCGTCGAGAGTGCCGTCATCTCTGGGTTACGCGTCGCTGAAGCCATCGATACCCACTTACGTCAGACGGTGACAGCGACGGAATGA
- a CDS encoding winged helix-turn-helix transcriptional regulator, whose amino-acid sequence MAVFDSTTNQRTACPVTRVQQMVAGKWKIILLWHLTHGTHRFHELQQLTGISKGTLTRQLRELEADGLIQRHVFGEVPPRVEYSLTDAGHSFLPILDQMAAWSEQHFQAE is encoded by the coding sequence GTGGCTGTATTCGATTCAACGACCAATCAACGGACGGCTTGTCCGGTCACTCGGGTCCAACAGATGGTTGCTGGCAAATGGAAGATCATCTTGCTGTGGCACCTGACACACGGGACGCATCGTTTTCATGAACTGCAACAATTAACAGGCATCTCTAAAGGAACATTAACGCGTCAGCTTCGTGAGCTCGAGGCGGATGGTTTGATTCAACGACACGTCTTTGGCGAAGTTCCTCCTCGCGTTGAATATTCCCTGACGGATGCCGGACATAGTTTTTTACCGATTCTTGACCAAATGGCAGCTTGGAGTGAACAACACTTCCAAGCGGAATGA
- a CDS encoding SDR family oxidoreductase produces the protein MKWLITGATGKLGARIVQHLSEQVGNENIAVSVRDVEKAASFTAQGIDVRHGDFDQPETLGQAFQGIDRLLIISTDGEESTRIRQHQAAVTAAKEAGVKLIGYTSIANAAHSTNGLARTHRVTEEAIQATGIPYVFFRNNWYLENELGTIEAVAQGADWLTAAGEGKVGWALQDEYALAIATGLTLEHPKAIYELSGPLHTQAELATAVGTVLNRSVALDEVDGATYGERMQAAGLPDFLIPMLTGIQADIAAGTLAVESTDFEELLGRPVTTLEVGVHLLLKR, from the coding sequence ATGAAATGGTTAATTACAGGAGCAACCGGAAAATTAGGGGCGCGGATTGTGCAACATCTCAGTGAACAAGTCGGCAACGAAAACATAGCGGTTAGTGTCCGTGACGTCGAAAAAGCGGCAAGCTTTACGGCGCAAGGGATCGATGTTCGACACGGTGATTTCGATCAGCCGGAAACACTCGGACAAGCATTTCAAGGCATCGACCGTCTGCTGATCATCTCGACAGACGGTGAAGAGAGCACGCGGATCCGGCAACACCAAGCCGCTGTCACGGCAGCAAAAGAAGCAGGCGTCAAACTGATCGGCTATACGAGCATCGCCAATGCGGCACACAGCACGAACGGGCTTGCGCGAACACATCGGGTCACAGAAGAGGCGATTCAAGCGACAGGTATCCCGTATGTCTTTTTCCGTAACAACTGGTATCTCGAAAATGAACTCGGAACGATTGAGGCCGTCGCACAAGGCGCAGACTGGTTAACGGCAGCAGGTGAAGGCAAAGTCGGATGGGCGTTACAAGATGAGTATGCGCTAGCGATTGCGACGGGACTGACGCTTGAGCATCCAAAAGCGATCTATGAACTATCAGGTCCATTGCATACACAAGCAGAACTCGCAACTGCAGTCGGAACAGTGCTTAACCGATCGGTCGCTTTAGATGAAGTAGATGGCGCGACCTATGGCGAGCGGATGCAGGCAGCTGGCTTACCTGACTTCTTGATTCCAATGCTGACTGGTATCCAGGCAGATATCGCAGCCGGAACTCTAGCAGTAGAAAGTACTGATTTTGAAGAATTACTCGGTCGTCCTGTGACGACGCTAGAAGTGGGAGTCCATCTCCTTTTGAAAAGATAA